The window GGTCCGCCGGACCGGTGGGATCAGCGAGATGCCCGACTCGTCGAAGAAGACGATCCAGGCCGATTCTGCGCGGGCCCTTTTTTGATCCGGGGCCACTCATGGGCCACCCAGTGCTGGATCGCTTCCTCGTCGCGCTCCTTCGCCTGCCGCTGGGGCCGCTGCACAGTCCAGCCCAGCCGCCCTCGCAATAGCCGCCACACCGATGGGTTCGACAACCCCACCCCGGTCAGGCCCTGGATCACCATGGCGATCCGGTCAAGGGTCCACACGTCGGTGGCGAAGCCGTGGGCGAGCGCGCCCTCCAGCAGCGCCTGCTCGATCGCCTCCAGCTGGTCGTCGGCGACCTTGGGCTGTCGGCCGGTCGGCCCACGAGTCCGCAACGCGGCCGTGCCGTCGGCTCGCCAGCGGCTATGCCAGCGGCTGGCGCTCTGGCCCGAGACGTCCAGCTCACGGGCCACCTCGGCCTGGGTACGGCCCTGGGCGAACAACTCAGCGGCCCGTTCCCGACGGGCCTGGCGGGCCGCCCGCTCTCTCACGGCCCGCTGTCGTGCTTGTTGCTTGCGGCGGTTGGTCGACATAGCGGGCATGCTTCCACACCAGCCACCCCATCGTCACCTCAAAGCGAAACAATCAAATAAGGACTACC is drawn from Actinomycetota bacterium and contains these coding sequences:
- a CDS encoding winged helix-turn-helix domain-containing protein → MPAMSTNRRKQQARQRAVRERAARQARRERAAELFAQGRTQAEVARELDVSGQSASRWHSRWRADGTAALRTRGPTGRQPKVADDQLEAIEQALLEGALAHGFATDVWTLDRIAMVIQGLTGVGLSNPSVWRLLRGRLGWTVQRPQRQAKERDEEAIQHWVAHEWPRIKKGPAQNRPGSSSSTSRASR